The sequence GAACGACATGGTAGCCGGTCGGCCAGACCGCGGGTAGCCGACCGGCTAGATGGCAGATAGCCGATCGGCTAGACGATGGGTAGCCGATCGGCTATTCTCGCCGCCCATGCGACGAACCACCGGCGAGACGATCATCTTCTGGACATTACCCGCGGTCGCGGTTATCTGGCTCGCGGCGTTCTTCCTGTTCCCCGGCTTCCTGCCGCCGATGTCCCCGCGGTCCTCAGCCACCGAGGTGGCGTCCTTCTACCGTGACCACACGGCCCGGATCCGCTACAGCATGATCCTGCTCAACTGGTTCTGCGTGGCGTTGATCCCGATGCTGATGCTGATCGTGGAGCGGATGCGCGATATGGCTCATCGCACGCCGGTACTGCGTTATTGCATGATCGGCTGCGCGGGCGCCGCGCCCATCACGTTCCTGACCGCGACCATCTTCTGGCTGCTGGCGGCATTCCGGCCGGATCGCTCGCCCGACCTCACGCTGCTCTTCAACGACCTCGCCTGGGTCACGTTCACCTGTGGCGTTCCCTTCCTCGTCGCGCAGAGCCTTTTCCTGGCGCTGGCGATCGGCCTCGACGAGCAGGACGTGCCGGTGTTCCCGCGGTGGGTCGCCTACTTCAACGTGCTGATCGCGGTCGCGCTGGTGCCGGCGGGATTCGCCGGGCTGACCCGCAGCGGCGTGTTCGCCTGGGACGGGTTCCTGTCCTTCTGGGTCAAGAACGTGGCCATCGCGCTCTGGATCGTCGTGATGTCGGTTGTCCTGGGCAACGCGATGCGGCGCACTCCGACCGGGGCACCCGCTGGGACCGGCATCGAGGCCGCCGCGTGAGGCGGGCCGCCTGGCTCCGCGACCCGAAGCGCGAGCTGTGGTTGATGTGGTACGCGACGCTCGTCTTCTACAACCTGTACACGGTCGTCTTCTTCATCCTCACCCGCACCCAGCCCCCGGCGGCGCCCTGGTTCGACGCCAGCCAGGCGACCGCCTGGTTCGCGCACCGCCACGAGGGCCTTTTGGTCGGGTTCTCGTTGATCTTCGTCTTCGGCGGTCTCCCGATGACATCCACCGCGCTGATCGCGTACTCGATCCGGCGGATGTCGGTCAGCCGCGCCTTCGCGTATTCCTACCTGATTCTGTACGCGGTCAGCGCGGTCCCCGGGCTTATGATCATCTGCCTGGCGATGACGGTCGGTGCCATGCGGCCCGACCGCGACCCGGCCATCCAGCACTGGCTCTACGACCTCGGGTTCCTGTCCTTCTCCGGCACGATGGGCGTCTTTCTCGTCGGCTCGCTGATCTGGATGGTCGCGATCCTGCTAGACAAGAACCGCGTCTTCCCCAAATGGTTCGGCTACCTGAACCTCTGCAACGCCCTGACCGAGGTCGTCGTCTCACCGTCCTGGATCGTCAGCCACGGCGTCTTCTCCTGGAACGGCACCATCGCCTGGTGGATCGACGTGGTCGTCTTCGGTCTCTACACCGGCGTCTTCATCACCTTGCTCCGCAATATGATCATCCGCGAGGACTTCGGCACCGGGCCGCTGCCCGACCTCCCTGCGCGCAGACCGCGCACGCGCGCCGTGGCGGAGGTGGCGTCGTGACGACCGCGCAGCCGACGGCCCCGACGGCGCAGAAGGCCCCGAAGCGGGTGCCCGGCGAGGCGGGCATGTGGTTCTTCGTCCTCTTCGAGACCCTGATCTTCACCTCGTACTTCGGCGTCTACCTCTACTACCGCGCCCAGCACGAGGCCGCGTACCTCCAGGCCCAGTCGCATCTCGACCTCTGGCTCGGAGTGCTCGGCACGATCGCCCTGCTGACCAGCTCGTGGTCGGTGGCCCGGTGCGTCCAGACGGCGCGCGCCGGCCGCTACCAGACCGCCCTGCGGGACGCGGCCCTGACCGCTGGCTTCGGCGTCGTCTTCCTCGGGCTCAAGATCGCCGAGTGGGCCCGGCAGATCCACGCGGGCAACACGTTCACCAGCAACGACTTCTTCCAGTACTACTTCTTCCTCACCGCGATCCACTGCATTCATCTGCTGATCGGCTTCGTCGTCCTCGGCGTCCTCGTCCATCAGCTCTCGAGCCCGAGGCGACGCTCGCAGGAGGTCATCGAGACCTGCGCCACCTACTGGCACACCGTCGACTTCCTCTGGGTGCTGATCTTCGCTCTGCTCTACGTCGTGAGGTGACCGTGGGAACCACATTCAACAAAAGACTGCTCGCCGTCTGGCTCGTCCTGTCGGCCATCACGGTGATCTACCTCGGGATCGACCACTCGGCCGAGGACCGGGGCGCCCCGGCCGCGAGCACGGTCGTCACGGTCAGCGCGATCGCGCTCGCCCTGGTCAAGGTCCGGATCATCATGCGGGAGTTCATGGAGGTCAGGCACGCACCGCCGCTGCTCTGCCGCCTCACCGATCTCTGGGTCGTGCTGATGGCCGCCAGCCTGGTCGCCATGTACTTCGCCGGCAAGGCCGCCAGCTGACACCGGGCCGGCACGACGGGCCTCGTCCGCGTCCTGAGCGACGCGGCGAGGCTACCGGTCGGACCTGCTCGGGATGAACAGCGCGACGACGAGGCCGAGCACGGTGATGACCAGCAGCGTCGTGAGCGAGAGGGCGAAGGGCCGGCCGCCCGGGTGCGTGGCGGCGACGAGGATCGAGCCGGCCAGTGCCGTTCCGAGTGACGACCCCAGATTGGAGATGCTCCGGGACAGGCCGGAGATGTCACTCTGGTCGCTGTCCGGGAAGCTCGACTGGACGAGGTTGACCGCGGCGGTGAGCATGACGCCGACGCCCAGCCCGGTCAGCAGGAGCCCGGGAACGAGGCTCAGGTTCCCCGACGTGGTTCGGACCAGGGCGAGGGAAACGGCCATGCCCGCCGCGGTCACGACAAAGCCCGCCTGGATGAGCGAGCGTTGCGAATGCCGGCTGGCGAGCCGTTCCGCGGCCGCCGAGGCCAGGAGAATCCCGGCGCTGGCCGGAGTGAGCATCAGCCCGGTCTGGATCGCGTCGTACTTCCAGACCTGCTGGAGGAAAACGCTGATGACGAAGAAGGTGCCCTGCATCGCGAGCCACTGGACGAGCTGAATGCCAAGACCCAGGTTGGCCGTCCGGTTGCGCAGCAGGCGGCGGCGCAGCAGCGGCTCCTTGCCCTTTCGTTCGCGCGCGTGCAGGTACCGGAAGAACCAGCCGAGGATGGCCACGCCGACGGCGATGGACAGCCATACCGGAGACATCCCGCCCTTGGAGATCAGGACCGTTCCCCCGACCGAGAAGTCCTTGCGGGAGACGAACCAGCCGTAGGTGTTGGTCTGCAGGATTCCGAGCACCAGGAAGAACAGACCGGCCGCGGACAGCACGGCGCCACCCAGGTCGAAGGGCGGCCGCGGCTCGGGCCGCGGCTGGTCGGCAAGATTGCGGGACAGATAGATGATCCACGCGACCACCACGACCTGGGTCAGGAACAGGGCCCGCCAGCCGATCAGGCCCGTGATCAGCCCGCCGATCAGCGGCCCGGCCGCGGATCCCAGGGCACCGGCACCGCTGACCACGCCGAAGTACCTCGCCCGTTCCCTGACCTCGGTGAAGGTCACGGTGACGAGGATGTACACCGGCGGAATCATGAGCGCGGAGCCCACGCCCTCCAGGATCGAGTTACCGACGATCATCACGCCCAGACCCGGCGCGAGCCCGGCCAGCAACGCGCCGACACCGTAGACGGCCAGGCCGGCGATGAAACACGTCCGCCGGCCCCAGAGATCCGACAGCTTGCTGCCAGGGACCATCAGCGCGGCCATGGTGAGCGTGAAAAGCGTGATCGTCGTCTGCACGCCGATGACGGTGGTGTCCAGGTCCTTCGCGATCGCGGAGATGGCCACGTTCAGGCTGGACGCCGCATAGCTGCAGATGAACTGCGCGAGCGCGAGCGGGAGGACGACCGCGCGGGCGTCGATCCGCGCCGGGCCGCCGGTCGACGGTTTCAGCGTGGTCCTCCTCGAGCCTGCGTCCAGTCGGCTGGTGAGCGGTTGGCCGCCGGCCGCGCGGGCCGCTACCTCGGCGTGTTCTCCGCCGCGTCGAGCTCGTCGTCCAGCGCCATGGCCGCCGCGACGAGCGCGAGGTGCGTGAAAGCCTGCGGGAAGTTGCCGAGCTGCTCCCCGGAGGGGCCGATCTCCTCGGCGAAAAGGCCGACATGGTTGGCGTAGGTCAGCATCTTGTCGAAGGCGTACCGGGCCTGGACCAGCCGGCCGGACCGGGCCAGCGCCTCGACGTACAGGAAGCTGCAGAGGTTGAAGGTGCCCTCGGAACCGCGCAGCCCGTCGGGGGACGCTTCGGGGTCATAGCGGTAGACGAGGCTGTCGCTGACCAGCTCGTGGCCCATGGCGTCGAGGGTGCTCAGCCAGGCGGGGTCCTGGGGAGACAGGAATCCGACCCGGGGCATGAGCAGCAGCGACGCGTCCAGCACGTCGGTGTCGTAATGCTGGACGAACGCCTGACGCTTCTGGCTCCAGCCGCGTTCGATGATCTGGTTGAAGATCGCGTCGCGGGCCCGGGTCCACCCAGGAATGTCCGCGGGACGAGAGGCCGCGGTCGCGAGGCGAATGCCGCGGTCGAAGGCGACCCAGGTCATCAGCCGGCTGTAGGTGAAGTCGCGCTGGCCGCCGCGGGTCTCCCAGATTCCCTCGTCGGGCCGGTCCCAGTGCTCGGTCAGCCAGTCGAGCATGGCGGCGAAGGCCTGCCAGCCGCGGACGCCACCGATGTCGCCGGCGAGGCCGAGCGCGTCGGCGGCCTCTCCGTAGATGTCGAGCTGGATCTGGTCGGCGGCTGCATTTCCGACCCGGACCGGCGACGATCCGCGGTAGCCCTCGAAGTGGTCGAGCGTCTCCTCGGTCAGCTGGGGGTCGCCGTCGATCCGGTACATGATCTGCAGCGGCTCACCGGACGCCGTGCCGCCGTCGGTGAGCCGGTTGCGCAGCCACCGGCGGAAGGCCTGAGCCTCCGTGGTGAACCCAAGGTCGATCAGTGACCGGACCGAGAGGGACGCGTCCCGGATCCAGGTGTACCGGTAGTCCCAGTTGCGTTCTCCACCGATCTGCTCCGGCAGCCCGGCGGTGGCCGCGGCGATCGGGGCACCCGAGGGCGCGTAGGTCAGCAGCTTGAGGGTGATCGCGGAGCGGTAGACCTCGTTCTTCCACCGGCCGCGATAGGTGCAGGAACGCAGCCAGGTAAGCCAGAAGCGCCGGCAGGACTCCAGATCGTCCCTGAGGTCCTTCAGCGACAGCGGTTCCGGCTCGGCGCTGCCCGGAGCGTCGCTGGTCAGCACGACGGCGGCGACCTCGCCGGCCGAGAGGGTGAAACTCGCCGAGACATCGGTGGAGTCGGACTCGAAAGCGATGGGCCCGGTGGCCTGAAGCCGCAGATCGGCGTTGGGGCCGTGAAAGAGCACCGACCGGCGGTCGAGCTGGGTGACGGTATGCGGCGCGCGGCCGTAGTCAAACCTCGGGCGGCAGGTAAAGGTGAAGCGGAGCGTTCCCCGCACCACCCGGGCGACTCTCAGGAGGCGGTGCTGGTCGGTCGGCACCGTGGTGTCCAACGGTTCCATGAAGTCGGCGACCTCGCCGACCCCGCTGGGCGCCATGAAGCGGGTAATCAGCACGGCGGTGTCCGACAGGTACAGCTGGCGGACCGCCAGCCCGCTCTCGGCCGGCAGATCGGCGGCGAGCCGGCAGTATCCACCGCGCTCGCTGTCGAGAAGAGAGGCGAAGACGCTGGGCGAATCGAACCGCGGCGTACACCACCAGTCGATGGATCCGTCGGAGGACACCAGCGCTGCGGTCTGCAGATCCCCGATCATTCCATGGTCGGCGATCGGAGGGTAGCTACTCACGGTCCCGCTCCTTCGGTCAGAAGCCATCGGCCGGTGCGCTCCGGGGTTCTGAGCGTGCGCTCGATCGCGGCTCGGCGCACGCCGACGGCCAAGCCGTTGCGCGTAGTCTGCGGCCGATACTCCCGGACCTCCCCGAATGCCGTCGGGCCCGAAAGTCCCGGAGGTCCCGGTTCAGGCCCGGCCGGGGGAATTGCTCGCACGTCACCATCCGTGACTGATCGAGTCGACAGTTTCGCCCCGCGGCGGGATTGTGCAGACGTTACCGGCTACGGGACGGAGGACGACATGGTGGCTACCCAGGACCTTGCTTATGACTATCCGGTGCTAGGCGCCTTCTGGACGATGCTCTGGATCTTTCTCTGGGCGATCTGGCTGGTCCTCGTCATTCGAGTGGTTGTCGACATCTTCCGAGACAGGGAATCGAGCGGATGGGCGAAGGCCGGCTGGCTGGCGTTCGTCCTGATCCTGCCCTTCTTCGGGATCCTCGCCTATGTCATCGTTAAGGGGCAGGCCATGGCCGACCGGGACTCGCGCCGGGTCGAGGACCAGCGCAGCACGCTCAACGCCTACATCCGCGACGTGGCCGGCGGGAGCAACAAGGACGTCGACGACCTGACCAGGCTTTCCCGGCTGCGGGCCAGCGGTGACATCACCGACGCCGAGTTCCAGCGCGCCAAGGAAAAGATTCTGCATTGAGATCGAACCTTTTCCGCTGCCGTTGACGAATGGGGCCGACCTGGGCCAGGAGACGCATAGCTGGAAGAGGCACAGTGGCTGCCGGCACGCCGTTCACCGCCGGCCTCGGCGGTGAACGGCGGCGGCCCGGCAGCGACGAGCAGGATCTGACCGCGAATCCCCGGCGAGGCCCCAGGGAGGCCGACGATGACCATCCTTGCCACCGCTCCCCCGGCGCATCGTCCGCCGCGGCGGCCCGCCGAAGGAGAGCCGAACGGCAGCAGGCAGCACGGCTCTCGCCAGCACGGCGCCGGGCCGGACGCGGCGCGGCGCGCGGACCAGGGAAGAGCCGCCCGGGCCTCGGCCCCGCGCCGAGCCCACGCCGAGTACGTCTCGGCGCCGGACCGGGCCGACCCGATCGACCTGATCGACCGGCAGTCACGCAGCCGAGTGCCCGAACTGGTCCCCCTCCGCTACCAGCGGATGACGGAATCGCCGTTCAGGTTCTACCGGGGCGCCGCGGCGATCATGGCCTCGGATCTCGCGGCCACGCCGACCTCGGGCCTCACCGTCCAGCTCTGCGGAGACGCGCACCTGCTGAACTTCCGGCTGCTCGCCTCGCCCGAGCGACGGCTGGTGTTCGACATCAACGACTTCGACGAGACCCTTCCCGGCCCGTGGGAGTGGGACGTGAAGCGGTTCGCCACCAGCCTGGTCATCGCCGCGCGCGCCAACGGCTTCGGCTCGGCCGAACGACGGGGGATCGTCACAACGGCGGTCGGGGCCTACCGCGGCTGGATGCACCGGTTCGCGACGATGACCAACCTCGACGTCTGGTACGCCCACATCGACGTCGACGAGCTGGCCCCGCGGCTCACGGACGCGCTGGGCAAGCAGGCCTCCAAGCGTGTGTCGCGAGCGACCTCGCGGGCCCGGTCCCGCGACCGGCTGCGGGCGTTCGCCAAGCTCACCGAGGTTGTCGACGGTGAACGACGATTCGCCGCCGATCCTCCGCTGCTCGTCCCGATCAGCGAGCTGCACACCGGGAGGGATCGGGACCTGCTGATGCGATGGCTCAGCTCGATCGTCGAGGAGTACTCCGCCACGCTGTCGGCCGACCGGCGCTCCCTGCTCGCCCGGTACCGCCTCGTCGACTTCGCCCGCAAGGTCGTCGGCGTCGGCAGCGTGGGCACTCGCTGCTGGGTCGCGCTGCTGCTCGGCCGCGACGACGGCGACCCGCTCCTGCTGCAGATCAAGGAGGCCGAGACGTCGGTCCTGGCCGATCACCTGTCCGGGAGCGCGTACGGCAACCAGGGGGAACGGGTGGTCGCCGGGCAACGCCTCATGCAGGCCGCCAGCGACATCTTCCTCGGCTGGCAGCGGGTGGACGGCCTTGACGGGCACAAGCGCGACTTCTACGTGCGGCAGTTGCAGGACTGGAAGGGCATCGCGGAGCCGGAGCGCATGGACCCCGACGGCCTGGCGCTGTTCGGGCGCCTGTGCGCGGCCACCCTCGCGCGGGCGCACGCGCGGTCGGGCGACAGCATCGCGATCGCGGCCTACCTGGGCGGTGGGACGACGTTCGACCGGGCGGTCGGCGCCTTCGCGGAGGCGTACGCGGACCAGAACGAGGCCGACCACGCCGCACTGGTCGAAGCGGTCCGCAGCGGCCGGGTCAGCGCCACCGCGCCCTGACGACAGCGTCGATGTGTTCCGCGCGACCGGAACCTGGAGGGGCCACGCTCCACGGGCGAGGAGCTCGGCGTCAGTCCGGGCGGAAGTCGGTGATTCCCGTGACGCGGCGGTACGTCCCCGGGGCGAGTCCGTACTCCCGCTTGAAGGCCTTCGCGAAGGCGAACTCGGAGGTGTAGCCGACGCTGTGGGCGACGACGGACAGCGGTACGTCCTGTTGGCGCAGCATCCGAGCCGCGGAGGTCAGACGCCAGCGAGTGAGGTAGGTCAACGGCGGTTCGCCGACCAGCGCGGTGAACCGCCGGGTGAAGGTGGCACGAGAGACCCCGGCAGCGGCGCCCAACTGCTCGACCGTCCACGGCCGTGCAGGATCCCGGTGCATCCGGTGGAGGCTCGGGCCCACGGCCGGGTCGGCGAGCGCCCGGCTCCAACCGGACGGATGGTCTTCCTGCCAGGCCCGCAGGATGTAGACCAGGAGCGCGCCGACAAGCGAGGACACGATCGCCTCGGCGCCAGGCTCCTGTTCCTCGACCTCGGCGCCGAGCAGGTCCACCGCCGCGTGCAGCCCGTTTCGCCGCCGGTTCGGCAGGTGTACGACGTCGGGAAGGGTGGCCAGCAGCGGATGCGGCCGGCGCTTCTCCAGCCGGTAGGCGCCCGACAGCAGGACCGTCCGCGCGCCACCCGCCACCCCGGCGACATGCTCGTGGCCAATCCGGGTGGACTGCCGTTCGCGGTCCAGCCGGAAGGTGACGGCCGGGGTGGTCGGGGCGTCGGCCAGGGTGTGTTCCGTCCCGCCGGCGAGCAGCACCACGTCCCCTGCCCGCAGCGCCCGCGGCTGGTCATCGCCGCTCGACAGCCAGCAGGTGCCCTGCAGGACGACGTGGAACCCGAATCCCTGGTTTCCCCCGAACCGCAGCCCCCAGGGCGCATGGGCCCGGGTGCGCGCGCACAGGGTCGGCCCGGTCTCCAGGGCCGCGAGCACGTCGGTGAGGACATCCACTCATTGATCATATCCAGACCGGCGCCAGGATGAGCCGATCGGACATGTTTCCAACCTGTCCGGACATTGTTCGTCGCAAAAGATGATTCATACAGTCGAGCCGGCGAACAGAGCTCACCATTCCGGCGAGAGAGTTGAAATCATGGACTTGCAGTTGCGCGACAAACGGGCGTTGGTCACCGGCAGTTCCAGCGGCATCGGCCGAGCCATCGCGCTCTCCCTCGCCGAGGAAGGTGTCGACGTCGTCGTCCATGGCCGAGACGCCGACAGGGCGCAGGCCACCGCGGACGTCATCGTCAAGGCTGGCGGCCGGGCGGTGGTGGTCCTGGGCGACCTGGCCGAGGACGCGGCGGCGGCCCGGGCCGCCGCCGAGGCCACCGCCGCCTTCGGTGGCATCGACATCCTGGTCAACAATGCCGGAACGGCCGAGGACACCGGCTGGGCCGGGGCGACCGCCACGGACTGGCTCAGCCTGTACGACAGCAACGTCGCCTCCGCCGTGCGACTGATCGGGGCGCTGACGCCGGGGATGCGGGACGGCGGATGGGGTCGCGTCATCCAGATCGGCAGCGCGGCCAGCCCGTACCCGCTGCCGGAGCGGGCCGCCTACAGCGCCGCCAAGGCGGCGATGGCCAACCTCACGGTCAGCCTGGCCAAGGAACTGACCGGCACCGGCATCACCGCGAACACGATCAGCCCTGGTCCGACGCTGACCGACAGGTTCCGGGAACTCACCTCCTCCTTCGCCGAAAGCCACGGGCTGAGCGACAGCGCGGCGGCCATCCGCGCGCTGCTCGACGGGCCCCTGGCCTGCCCGTCGGCCCGGCTGGTCGAGCCGGCGGAGATCGCCGCCCTGGTCGCCCTCGTCGCCAGCCCGCTGGGCGCCTCCATCAACGGGGCCAACCTCCGGATCGACGGTGGCTTCACCCCCACCGTGAACTGACCGGCGACCAGGCGCGGCGGGCCGGCCCCGGCCGCCGGCCAGCGCCGCCGGGACGCGACTACGCCGGCCGCGGTCGGGCAGACCGTCGGGGAGTCTCGTGGACCAGTGCGTCCCGGGCACCGCGGGCTCGGTGGAGCGAAGGAGATCGCCGTGCTGATGAGAGCGGCCCGCATGTACGGCTACCACGAACCGTTGCGGCTAGAGGAGATCCCGGTCCCCACCCCGGAGCCGGACGAGGTCCTGGTGAAGGTGTCGGCCGCGGGGATGTGCCGCAGCGACTACCAGTTGATCGAGGGCTACTTCGAGCAGGCCGCGCCGCTGGAGTTCCCGGCCGTTCCCGGACACGAGGTCGCCGGCCGGGTGGCCGCCACCGGCTCCGCCGTCCCGCGTTCGGCCGGCCTGTCCGAAGGCGACCAGGTCGTGGTCAACCCCGGGTGGGGCGATGGAACGTGCCGCCAGTGCCATGAGGGCAATGAGCAGCTCTGCACCGGAAGCGGCGGGTGGATCGGCTTCGGGCCTCCCGGCGGTTTCGCGGACTACGTGGCGGTCCCGCGGCGCCACCTGATCCGGGTGCCGGGCGGTGACCAGAAGGCGGAGCATCTCGCGCCGTTGACCGATGCCGGGCTGACTCCCTACCGCGGGGTCAAGAAGCTGCGGGCGGGCGGCAAGCTCGGACCGGGGCGGACCGTGGTGGTGGCCGGCATCGGCGGCCTCGGCAGCTACGCCGTGCAGTACGCGAAGCTGCTCGGCGGCGGCGCGACCGTGGTCGCGTTCTCCCGGACCGACGAGAAGCTGGCGCTCGCCCGGCGCAACGGCGCCGATCACACCGTCAACACCCGCGACCTGAAGCCCGGCCAGGTACAGGACGAATTGGAGGCACTCACCGGCCGCCGGACGGTCGACGCGATCCTGGACTGCGCGGGCGCCCCCGCGTCGATCACGCTCGACTTCGAGATTCTCGCGGCCGAGGGCGTGGTGGTGTCGGTGGGCCTCATGGGTACCAAGGTCGAGGTTCCGCTGAACGTGATCGTAGGAACCGAGCTCTCGTACTTCGGTTCGTTCTGGGGCAACTACAACGACCTCACCGAGGTCCTCGCCCTCGCGGCCGCGGGGCGCATCCAGCACAGCGTCACCACGGTGACGTTCGAGGACATCAACGACAACCTCCAGGCACTCGCCCGCGGCGACGTCGTGGGCCGCCAGGCCATCGTCTTCGCCTAGCGCGGCCTCCGGCGGAACTCGCCCGTTCCGGCGTGCCCATGATCGCCGGCTCGGCCCTCCAGTGGTTGCGGCTGGGGCTGTTTCGTAGCCACCGGAGGGCCAAGACGCCGATCAAGGCAGCAGCCGGACGGCTGCGGCCACGGCACTGGCCGCGGTTCGATGCGCTCGGCGGGGATTTGGGCGGAACCGGTTCCTTGAGGAGCCATCCTCTGCGAGACTGCAATTTACATAGCTAAATTTGCAGGATCGTCGAGGAGGACGTGGTCGTGGAACAACTCCCCGCCGCGCGAACCGCCAGGTGGTTCGCCGAGCAGCGTGTCCGGGCCGTGGGCAGAGCCGAGCGGCTCGTCCGCGGCACGTCGAGCCGCTTACGCCTTGCCGGAGTCGGCCTGGCCGCCGTGGGCGTCACCGCCGCCGTGACGATCGCGGGCTGCGCGCCTCCCGGCGGCATCGTCACGTCGCACCCGTCGCCGTCGGCCAGACCGCTGCACGCCGCCCTGTCGGTGGCGAAAATCGGCTGCGACGACTCCGGCGGGACGGCCAAGCTGGACGCCTCGGGAACGACCGGTGGGGCCGGTCCGCTGACCTACGCGTTCGCCTTCGGCGACGGAACGACCGCGGCCGCCGCCTCAACGGCGACCACAAACCACCTGTACGCCAGGAACGGGCCGTTCACGGCGACCGTGACAGTGCGCGACGCGTCCGGCGCCACGGCCACGGCGACCGCCACCGTCACCTTGCTCCACCTCGCCGCGAGCCCGACGTCGGTAACGGTCGGGCAGTCCGTGACGTTCACCGCCACCGGCATCTGCGCGGGCGCTCGCATCGACCTGAATTCGGGCGGCTATGCCGGTTACTACTACGGTGAACCCAACGCCCACAACTTCTGGGAGGACAACCCTTACACGACCACCTTCAGCGCCCCAGGGACGCTGCACTACAGCGCCCACTGGTCGGAGATCAATCCGTATTCGGACTCCAACGTCGTGGCGATAACCGTGACCGCCTAGCTCGGCCGTTTTCCGTTACCGCGACCGAGAGCCATTCCTGAGCCGGCGTCGCTGGGTGTGGCGGGACCGCTGGCCCCGCCACACCCAGCGACAGCCAGGGACGGACCCTCGCCGTCCGTCCGCGACTGACCGTTCATCCCGTGCTGTAGGTGCTGCCCCCACCCGAGCGACCGGCGGAATGATCGCCGTTTTCGCCCTCACGTGGTCGTGAATCGGGTCTTCTCGCAACCGTCTGAGGGCCAAAACGGCGATCACGTCGGCCGGTGGCCGCGCCGGCCGGGTTGGCGGCCGCGCCCGTACGGCTGTCAGGGCAGAGGGCGCGCGCGCTGCCTCTGGGTCGTCACTCCGGCTCCGGCCCTGGTTACCACCATCCCCGTCGGCGGGCCCAGCGCAGAAGTGCGGCGGACATGGCCACCATCACGGCGAGGGTCGCGACGAGTGGCCAGACCTGGGTGTGGTCGTTGACGATGACGTTCATCCCGAGAACCGAGGAGAGGGCTGTGATCGGTAGGGTCACGGCGGCGATGACGGCGAACCGCTCGGCGGCGATGGTCATCTTTGTCTCGGTCCGGGTGCGGTAGAACTCGATCACTCCCTGCAGATATTCGCGTTGGTTGT is a genomic window of Pseudofrankia inefficax containing:
- a CDS encoding cytochrome c oxidase subunit 3 yields the protein MWFFVLFETLIFTSYFGVYLYYRAQHEAAYLQAQSHLDLWLGVLGTIALLTSSWSVARCVQTARAGRYQTALRDAALTAGFGVVFLGLKIAEWARQIHAGNTFTSNDFFQYYFFLTAIHCIHLLIGFVVLGVLVHQLSSPRRRSQEVIETCATYWHTVDFLWVLIFALLYVVR
- a CDS encoding cytochrome C oxidase subunit IV family protein, with product MGTTFNKRLLAVWLVLSAITVIYLGIDHSAEDRGAPAASTVVTVSAIALALVKVRIIMREFMEVRHAPPLLCRLTDLWVVLMAASLVAMYFAGKAAS
- a CDS encoding MFS transporter; the protein is MDARAVVLPLALAQFICSYAASSLNVAISAIAKDLDTTVIGVQTTITLFTLTMAALMVPGSKLSDLWGRRTCFIAGLAVYGVGALLAGLAPGLGVMIVGNSILEGVGSALMIPPVYILVTVTFTEVRERARYFGVVSGAGALGSAAGPLIGGLITGLIGWRALFLTQVVVVAWIIYLSRNLADQPRPEPRPPFDLGGAVLSAAGLFFLVLGILQTNTYGWFVSRKDFSVGGTVLISKGGMSPVWLSIAVGVAILGWFFRYLHARERKGKEPLLRRRLLRNRTANLGLGIQLVQWLAMQGTFFVISVFLQQVWKYDAIQTGLMLTPASAGILLASAAAERLASRHSQRSLIQAGFVVTAAGMAVSLALVRTTSGNLSLVPGLLLTGLGVGVMLTAAVNLVQSSFPDSDQSDISGLSRSISNLGSSLGTALAGSILVAATHPGGRPFALSLTTLLVITVLGLVVALFIPSRSDR
- a CDS encoding glycoside hydrolase family 15 protein, with translation MSSYPPIADHGMIGDLQTAALVSSDGSIDWWCTPRFDSPSVFASLLDSERGGYCRLAADLPAESGLAVRQLYLSDTAVLITRFMAPSGVGEVADFMEPLDTTVPTDQHRLLRVARVVRGTLRFTFTCRPRFDYGRAPHTVTQLDRRSVLFHGPNADLRLQATGPIAFESDSTDVSASFTLSAGEVAAVVLTSDAPGSAEPEPLSLKDLRDDLESCRRFWLTWLRSCTYRGRWKNEVYRSAITLKLLTYAPSGAPIAAATAGLPEQIGGERNWDYRYTWIRDASLSVRSLIDLGFTTEAQAFRRWLRNRLTDGGTASGEPLQIMYRIDGDPQLTEETLDHFEGYRGSSPVRVGNAAADQIQLDIYGEAADALGLAGDIGGVRGWQAFAAMLDWLTEHWDRPDEGIWETRGGQRDFTYSRLMTWVAFDRGIRLATAASRPADIPGWTRARDAIFNQIIERGWSQKRQAFVQHYDTDVLDASLLLMPRVGFLSPQDPAWLSTLDAMGHELVSDSLVYRYDPEASPDGLRGSEGTFNLCSFLYVEALARSGRLVQARYAFDKMLTYANHVGLFAEEIGPSGEQLGNFPQAFTHLALVAAAMALDDELDAAENTPR
- a CDS encoding SHOCT domain-containing protein — its product is MVATQDLAYDYPVLGAFWTMLWIFLWAIWLVLVIRVVVDIFRDRESSGWAKAGWLAFVLILPFFGILAYVIVKGQAMADRDSRRVEDQRSTLNAYIRDVAGGSNKDVDDLTRLSRLRASGDITDAEFQRAKEKILH
- a CDS encoding DUF2252 domain-containing protein → MTILATAPPAHRPPRRPAEGEPNGSRQHGSRQHGAGPDAARRADQGRAARASAPRRAHAEYVSAPDRADPIDLIDRQSRSRVPELVPLRYQRMTESPFRFYRGAAAIMASDLAATPTSGLTVQLCGDAHLLNFRLLASPERRLVFDINDFDETLPGPWEWDVKRFATSLVIAARANGFGSAERRGIVTTAVGAYRGWMHRFATMTNLDVWYAHIDVDELAPRLTDALGKQASKRVSRATSRARSRDRLRAFAKLTEVVDGERRFAADPPLLVPISELHTGRDRDLLMRWLSSIVEEYSATLSADRRSLLARYRLVDFARKVVGVGSVGTRCWVALLLGRDDGDPLLLQIKEAETSVLADHLSGSAYGNQGERVVAGQRLMQAASDIFLGWQRVDGLDGHKRDFYVRQLQDWKGIAEPERMDPDGLALFGRLCAATLARAHARSGDSIAIAAYLGGGTTFDRAVGAFAEAYADQNEADHAALVEAVRSGRVSATAP
- a CDS encoding AraC family transcriptional regulator produces the protein MDVLTDVLAALETGPTLCARTRAHAPWGLRFGGNQGFGFHVVLQGTCWLSSGDDQPRALRAGDVVLLAGGTEHTLADAPTTPAVTFRLDRERQSTRIGHEHVAGVAGGARTVLLSGAYRLEKRRPHPLLATLPDVVHLPNRRRNGLHAAVDLLGAEVEEQEPGAEAIVSSLVGALLVYILRAWQEDHPSGWSRALADPAVGPSLHRMHRDPARPWTVEQLGAAAGVSRATFTRRFTALVGEPPLTYLTRWRLTSAARMLRQQDVPLSVVAHSVGYTSEFAFAKAFKREYGLAPGTYRRVTGITDFRPD
- a CDS encoding SDR family NAD(P)-dependent oxidoreductase; translation: MDLQLRDKRALVTGSSSGIGRAIALSLAEEGVDVVVHGRDADRAQATADVIVKAGGRAVVVLGDLAEDAAAARAAAEATAAFGGIDILVNNAGTAEDTGWAGATATDWLSLYDSNVASAVRLIGALTPGMRDGGWGRVIQIGSAASPYPLPERAAYSAAKAAMANLTVSLAKELTGTGITANTISPGPTLTDRFRELTSSFAESHGLSDSAAAIRALLDGPLACPSARLVEPAEIAALVALVASPLGASINGANLRIDGGFTPTVN